One window of the Archangium primigenium genome contains the following:
- a CDS encoding quinone-dependent dihydroorotate dehydrogenase, which yields MYRLTRALLFLLSAERAHRLGMRALRALGQLAGVCRRLRARALGAATYDAAVSVGGLSFPHPVALAAGLDKEAEAVDGLFALGFAAVEVGTLTPRAQPGNPQPRLFRLPEHQALINRMGFNNHGAPPAAAHLRARTWHPAPVGVNIGKNKDTPLEQAVEDYVACVDTLAPLGDYVVVNASSPNTPGLRQLQEPERLTALLQAVQARLAQVAPGKPLFLKIAPDLTPEAVDEVVDVARACGLAGLIATNTTIARPFEHPVAKEAGGLSGAPVREAANAVIRRAYLRAGGALPIIGVGGVFTAADVYEKLRAGASVVQVYTGFIYEGPGMVPRLLAGLGPLLARDGFGSVREAIGADHR from the coding sequence ATGTACCGCCTCACCCGCGCCCTGCTCTTCCTGCTGTCCGCCGAGCGGGCCCACCGCCTGGGCATGCGGGCCCTGCGCGCCCTGGGCCAGCTCGCGGGGGTGTGCCGGCGGCTGCGCGCCCGGGCGCTCGGGGCCGCGACGTACGACGCCGCCGTGTCCGTGGGGGGACTCTCCTTCCCCCACCCGGTGGCGCTCGCCGCCGGGCTCGACAAGGAGGCCGAGGCGGTGGACGGCCTGTTCGCGTTGGGCTTCGCCGCCGTGGAGGTCGGCACCCTCACCCCGCGCGCCCAGCCAGGCAACCCACAACCCCGCCTCTTCCGGCTCCCCGAGCACCAGGCCCTCATCAACCGCATGGGCTTCAACAACCACGGCGCCCCGCCGGCCGCCGCGCACCTGCGCGCGCGCACCTGGCACCCGGCGCCCGTGGGGGTGAACATCGGCAAGAACAAGGACACGCCCCTGGAGCAGGCCGTGGAGGACTACGTGGCCTGCGTGGACACGCTCGCGCCCCTGGGCGACTACGTCGTCGTCAACGCGAGCTCGCCCAACACCCCCGGCCTGCGCCAGCTCCAGGAGCCCGAGCGGCTCACCGCGCTGCTCCAGGCCGTCCAGGCGCGACTCGCCCAGGTGGCGCCGGGCAAGCCCCTGTTCCTCAAGATCGCCCCGGACCTCACCCCCGAGGCCGTGGACGAGGTGGTGGACGTGGCGCGCGCCTGCGGGCTCGCCGGGCTCATCGCCACCAACACCACGATCGCCCGCCCCTTCGAGCACCCGGTGGCGAAGGAAGCGGGGGGCCTGTCCGGCGCGCCCGTGCGCGAGGCGGCCAACGCCGTCATCCGCCGGGCCTACCTGCGCGCCGGGGGCGCCCTGCCCATCATCGGCGTGGGCGGCGTCTTCACCGCCGCGGACGTGTACGAGAAGCTGCGCGCGGGCGCCTCGGTGGTGCAGGTGTACACGGGCTTCATCTACGAGGGGCCCGGCATGGTGCCCCGCCTGCTCGCGGGCCTGGGGCCACTGCTCGCGCGGGACGGCTTCGGCTCGGTGCGCGAGGCCATTGGCGCCGACCACCGCTAG